From a region of the Geothrix sp. 21YS21S-2 genome:
- a CDS encoding radical SAM-associated putative lipoprotein translates to MNRFEQWLMRCLGSALGIAVVSCVGGTPAYGAPVPTYGTPSATYRVGGTVTDAATGLPVPGIRVDFQGATARSGADGVFSFTWTGWYCPSCPLTATDVDGAANGAYSQATVTLNLVQTAPGDGRFFYGAWEQEGLAIKLARP, encoded by the coding sequence ATGAATCGGTTTGAGCAGTGGCTCATGCGGTGCCTGGGTTCCGCCCTGGGCATCGCCGTGGTGAGCTGCGTGGGCGGCACGCCCGCCTACGGGGCCCCCGTGCCCACCTATGGCACGCCGTCGGCCACCTACAGGGTGGGCGGCACCGTCACCGACGCCGCCACGGGCCTGCCCGTCCCGGGCATCCGGGTGGACTTCCAGGGCGCCACGGCCAGGTCGGGCGCGGACGGCGTCTTCTCCTTCACCTGGACCGGCTGGTACTGCCCGTCCTGCCCCCTGACGGCCACCGATGTGGACGGCGCCGCCAATGGCGCCTACAGCCAGGCGACGGTCACCCTGAACCTCGTCCAGACCGCCCCCGGGGACGGCAGGTTCTTCTATGGCGCCTGGGAGCAGGAGGGCCTGGCCATCAAGCTGGCCAGGCCGTGA
- a CDS encoding NAD(P)H-dependent oxidoreductase: MHVLLIFAHPRRASFTGEVAAAFAEGLREAGHTLEFADLYQEGFDPLLAEAQFGLETALDPAALRPADVVAEQARLDRAEGLVFCYPFWWSDVPAILKGWFDRVWTYGYAYAYEADRSRTTRLPVRKALALCPAGHTDEKLDALGLREAHHRVMVEDRLLGVGIPEARLELLGGLSGNAPEVRAELLLRARETGRTF, translated from the coding sequence ATGCATGTCCTGCTCATTTTCGCCCATCCGCGCCGGGCTTCCTTCACCGGGGAGGTGGCCGCGGCCTTCGCCGAGGGCCTGCGGGAGGCCGGGCACACTCTGGAATTCGCCGACCTCTACCAGGAGGGCTTCGACCCCCTCCTGGCCGAGGCCCAGTTCGGGCTGGAGACGGCCCTGGACCCGGCGGCGCTTCGCCCGGCGGACGTGGTGGCGGAGCAGGCGCGGCTGGACCGGGCCGAGGGTCTGGTGTTCTGCTACCCCTTCTGGTGGTCCGACGTGCCCGCCATCCTCAAGGGCTGGTTCGACCGGGTGTGGACCTACGGCTATGCCTACGCCTACGAGGCCGACCGCAGCCGCACCACCCGCCTGCCCGTGCGCAAGGCCCTGGCCCTCTGCCCGGCGGGCCACACCGACGAGAAGCTCGACGCCCTGGGCCTCCGGGAGGCCCACCACCGCGTGATGGTGGAGGACCGCCTGCTGGGCGTGGGCATCCCGGAGGCCCGGCTGGAGCTGCTGGGCGGCCTGTCGGGGAACGCGCCCGAGGTGCGGGCGGAGCTCCTGCTCCGGGCCCGGGAGACAGGCCGGACGTTCTGA
- a CDS encoding DHCW motif cupin fold protein produces MQMTDIPFAATDWSQVEPTEHPGVTGRALWRTRQFGAIRVRMVEYSPGYLADHWCSKGHVLLCLEGELHTELEDGRRFVLRPGMSYQVADQAEAHRSAAPSGARLFIVD; encoded by the coding sequence ATGCAAATGACCGATATCCCCTTCGCCGCCACCGACTGGTCCCAGGTGGAACCCACCGAGCATCCCGGCGTTACCGGCCGGGCCCTCTGGCGCACCCGCCAGTTCGGCGCCATCCGGGTGCGCATGGTGGAGTATTCCCCCGGCTACCTGGCGGACCACTGGTGCTCCAAGGGCCACGTGCTGCTCTGCCTGGAGGGGGAGCTGCACACGGAACTGGAGGACGGACGGAGGTTCGTCCTGCGGCCCGGGATGAGCTACCAGGTGGCGGACCAGGCCGAGGCCCACCGGTCCGCGGCGCCTTCCGGGGCGAGGCTCTTCATCGTGGATTGA
- a CDS encoding LysR family transcriptional regulator yields MNVPRVDLASLSLFTLVARTGSISKGAGLANLAVGAASKRLSDLEATLGAELLKRSSRGVALTPAGQSLLQHAHRVLSDVDLLVADLSDYASGSLGVVRLWANISAVTQFLPGDLASFAAANPGIRIELEEQNSSEIVLALLDGRADLGIFADRTPALGLQVLPYREDRLAVVVPRGHPLARRRSVRLEDLVDYDFVSLPRATSLAKRMKTESEAMGRTLKLRIQVRSFDAVCLMVAAGMGVAVLPRNAVKAMVASLDLRLVTLAEPWAERHLLLGLRDVRAAAKPVRMLLEHLNPR; encoded by the coding sequence ATGAACGTCCCCCGCGTTGACCTGGCCTCCCTGTCGCTGTTCACCCTGGTGGCGCGCACGGGCAGCATCAGCAAGGGGGCCGGGCTGGCCAACCTGGCGGTGGGGGCCGCCAGCAAGCGGCTGTCCGACCTGGAAGCGACCCTGGGCGCCGAGCTGCTGAAACGGTCCTCCCGGGGCGTGGCCCTCACGCCCGCCGGCCAGTCCCTGCTCCAGCACGCCCACCGCGTCCTCAGCGACGTGGACCTGCTGGTGGCCGACCTTTCCGACTACGCCTCGGGCAGCCTGGGCGTGGTGCGGCTCTGGGCCAACATCTCCGCGGTCACGCAGTTCCTCCCGGGCGACCTGGCTTCCTTCGCCGCCGCCAACCCCGGCATCCGCATCGAGCTGGAGGAGCAGAACAGCTCCGAGATCGTCCTGGCCCTGCTGGACGGCCGGGCCGACCTGGGCATCTTCGCCGACCGCACCCCCGCCCTGGGGCTGCAGGTGCTGCCCTACCGGGAGGACCGCCTGGCCGTGGTGGTGCCCCGCGGCCACCCCCTCGCCCGCAGGCGCTCCGTGCGCCTCGAGGACCTGGTGGACTACGATTTCGTCAGCCTGCCCCGGGCCACGTCCCTGGCCAAGCGCATGAAGACCGAGTCCGAGGCCATGGGCCGCACCCTGAAGCTGCGCATCCAGGTGCGCAGCTTCGACGCGGTGTGCCTGATGGTGGCCGCCGGCATGGGCGTGGCCGTGCTGCCCCGCAACGCCGTCAAGGCCATGGTGGCGTCCCTGGACCTGCGCCTCGTCACCCTGGCCGAGCCCTGGGCTGAGCGCCACCTCCTCCTGGGCCTGAGGGATGTGCGCGCCGCCGCCAAGCCCGTTCGGATGCTCCTGGAGCACCTCAATCCACGATGA
- a CDS encoding D-glycerate dehydrogenase, which produces MANVYVTRMLPQEPLDALRRCHDVDINPHDRPLTREELLREVRGRDAVITLLTDTIDGEVLDAAGPRCRIFANYAVGYNNFDVDAATARGVILTNTPKVLDEATATHAWALLLAAARRIPETERFLRSGQWAGWGPLQFLGRDVDHMTLGVAGAGRIGSKFAAKAAAFDMRVIYHDLQPSPELERTCGAIFVDKATLLRESDFLSLHLPLLPATRHFIGAAELAAMKPTAVLVNTGRGPLVDEEALVAALRDKVIWGAGLDVFENEPRLTPGLAGLENVVIVPHTASATFRTRLAMGMTAVDNVLSVLAGKPPQTCVNPAVL; this is translated from the coding sequence ATGGCCAACGTCTACGTCACCCGCATGCTCCCCCAGGAACCCCTCGACGCCCTGCGCCGCTGCCATGACGTGGACATCAACCCCCACGACCGGCCGCTGACCCGGGAGGAGCTGCTGCGGGAGGTGCGCGGCCGGGACGCCGTCATCACCCTGCTCACCGACACCATCGACGGCGAGGTGCTGGACGCCGCGGGGCCCCGGTGCCGGATCTTCGCGAACTACGCGGTCGGCTACAACAACTTCGACGTGGACGCCGCCACGGCGCGCGGGGTGATCCTCACCAACACGCCCAAGGTGCTGGACGAGGCCACCGCCACCCACGCCTGGGCCCTGCTGCTGGCCGCCGCCCGCCGCATCCCCGAGACCGAGCGCTTCCTGCGCTCGGGCCAGTGGGCCGGCTGGGGGCCCCTGCAGTTCCTGGGCCGGGACGTGGACCACATGACCCTGGGCGTGGCCGGCGCGGGCCGCATCGGCTCGAAGTTCGCGGCCAAGGCGGCCGCCTTCGACATGCGGGTGATCTACCACGACCTCCAGCCGTCGCCCGAACTGGAGCGGACGTGCGGGGCCATCTTCGTGGACAAGGCCACCCTGCTGCGCGAATCGGACTTCCTCTCCCTCCACCTGCCCCTGCTGCCCGCCACCCGCCACTTCATCGGCGCCGCCGAACTGGCCGCCATGAAGCCCACCGCCGTCCTCGTCAACACCGGACGCGGCCCGCTGGTGGACGAGGAGGCGCTCGTCGCCGCCCTGAGGGACAAGGTCATCTGGGGCGCGGGCCTGGACGTCTTCGAGAACGAGCCCCGCCTGACGCCCGGTCTGGCCGGCCTGGAGAACGTGGTCATCGTGCCCCACACGGCCTCGGCCACCTTCCGGACCCGGCTGGCCATGGGCATGACCGCGGTGGACAACGTCCTGAGCGTGCTGGCGGGCAAGCCCCCCCAGACCTGCGTCAACCCGGCCGTGCTCTAG
- a CDS encoding hydroxymethylglutaryl-CoA lyase: MSAWEGAGRRVHLQEVGTRDGLQAEKAFVPTEAKIALIDELSLTGLTKIEVSSFTSPKAIPALADADAVMQGIRREPGVVYSALVPNVRGAERAILARTDELNLVMSASGTHNLTNLRMTRDQSFAALAEVAALARPSGTAVNISLSCAFGCPMEGEVPPSSVLDWCARYIGELGVDHITLCDTTGMAFPGQVAGLAGAFRQRWPQAELTLHLHNTRGLGLANTLAGLDAGADRFDASLGGIGGCPYAPGATGNVCTEELAHALELMGFQTGLDLPRLIAAARRLPGMLGHEVPSQIVKAGRRLDLHPVPADFETIRQRALAR, encoded by the coding sequence ATGAGCGCCTGGGAAGGCGCCGGAAGGCGCGTCCACCTGCAGGAAGTGGGCACCCGCGACGGCCTCCAGGCCGAGAAGGCCTTCGTCCCCACCGAAGCCAAGATCGCCCTCATCGACGAGCTGTCCCTGACCGGCCTCACCAAGATCGAGGTCTCCTCCTTCACCTCGCCCAAGGCCATCCCCGCCCTGGCCGACGCCGACGCCGTGATGCAGGGCATCCGGCGAGAGCCAGGGGTCGTGTACAGCGCCCTGGTGCCCAACGTGCGCGGCGCCGAGAGGGCCATCCTGGCCCGCACGGACGAACTGAACCTGGTCATGTCCGCCAGCGGGACCCACAACCTCACCAACCTGCGCATGACCCGGGACCAGTCCTTCGCCGCCTTGGCCGAGGTGGCGGCCCTGGCCCGCCCGTCCGGGACCGCGGTGAACATCTCGCTGTCCTGCGCCTTCGGCTGCCCCATGGAGGGGGAGGTGCCCCCGTCCTCCGTGCTGGACTGGTGCGCCCGCTACATCGGGGAGCTGGGCGTGGACCACATCACCCTCTGCGACACCACCGGCATGGCCTTCCCCGGGCAGGTGGCCGGCCTCGCCGGCGCCTTCCGCCAGAGGTGGCCCCAGGCCGAGCTGACCCTGCACCTGCACAACACCCGGGGCCTGGGCCTGGCCAACACCCTGGCCGGGCTGGACGCCGGGGCGGACCGCTTCGACGCCTCCCTGGGCGGCATCGGCGGCTGCCCCTACGCCCCCGGCGCCACCGGCAACGTCTGCACGGAGGAACTGGCCCACGCCCTGGAACTCATGGGCTTCCAGACCGGCCTCGATCTCCCCCGGCTCATCGCCGCGGCCCGCCGGCTTCCGGGTATGCTGGGCCACGAGGTCCCCAGCCAGATCGTCAAGGCCGGCCGCAGGCTGGACCTGCACCCGGTCCCCGCCGATTTCGAAACCATCCGCCAGCGGGCCCTCGCCCGCTAG
- a CDS encoding CaiB/BaiF CoA-transferase family protein produces the protein MTATPSALSGLRVIELGQLIAGPFAAKMLAEFGADVIKVEPPEGGDPLRAWRMIKDGTSLWWQVQSRNKRSVALDLRKAEAQRIVRDLVKEADVVIENFRPGTLEGWGLGWEELHALNPRLVMLRLSGYGQTGPYRDRPGFGVIGEAMGGLRYLTGEPGRVPVRCGVSIGDTLAALHGVIGVLLALRHRDAAGEGQVIDVALYEAVFNVMESLVPEYSAFGAVREATGSALPGIAPTNAYACADGYALIAGNGDGIFKRLMEKIGRRDLGEDPGLAGNAGRAARAAELDAAIGAWSRERSLDEVLQALDDARVPSGRIYTAKDICADPHYRSRDMILTTALPDGTPLEVPGVVPKLSLTPGTLRTPAPALGEHTESVLREAGVSEAALAELRAKGVIA, from the coding sequence ATGACCGCAACCCCCAGCGCCCTTTCCGGCCTGCGCGTGATCGAGCTGGGCCAGCTCATCGCCGGCCCCTTCGCCGCCAAGATGCTGGCCGAGTTCGGGGCCGACGTGATCAAGGTGGAGCCCCCCGAGGGGGGCGACCCGCTGCGCGCCTGGCGCATGATCAAGGACGGCACCTCCCTCTGGTGGCAGGTGCAGTCCCGCAACAAGCGCTCCGTTGCGCTGGACCTGCGCAAGGCCGAGGCGCAGCGGATCGTGCGCGACCTGGTGAAGGAGGCCGACGTCGTCATCGAGAACTTCCGGCCCGGCACCCTCGAGGGCTGGGGGCTGGGGTGGGAGGAGCTGCACGCCCTCAATCCCAGGCTCGTCATGCTGCGCCTGTCGGGCTACGGCCAGACCGGGCCCTACCGGGACCGGCCGGGCTTCGGCGTCATCGGCGAGGCCATGGGCGGCCTGAGGTACCTCACCGGCGAGCCGGGACGGGTGCCGGTGCGCTGCGGCGTCTCCATCGGGGACACCCTGGCGGCCCTGCACGGGGTCATCGGCGTGCTGCTGGCCCTGCGCCACCGGGACGCCGCCGGCGAGGGCCAGGTGATCGACGTGGCGCTCTACGAGGCCGTGTTCAACGTCATGGAGAGCCTGGTGCCGGAGTACAGCGCCTTCGGCGCCGTGCGGGAGGCCACGGGCAGCGCCCTGCCCGGCATCGCGCCCACCAACGCCTACGCCTGCGCCGACGGCTACGCCCTCATCGCCGGCAACGGGGACGGGATCTTCAAGCGCCTGATGGAGAAGATCGGGCGCCGGGACCTGGGCGAGGATCCGGGCCTGGCGGGCAACGCCGGCCGCGCCGCCCGCGCCGCGGAGCTGGACGCCGCCATCGGCGCGTGGAGCCGGGAGCGCAGCCTGGACGAGGTGCTCCAGGCCCTGGACGACGCCCGGGTGCCCTCGGGCCGGATCTACACCGCCAAGGACATCTGCGCCGACCCGCACTACCGCAGCCGCGACATGATCCTCACCACCGCGCTGCCCGACGGCACCCCCCTGGAGGTGCCCGGCGTGGTGCCCAAGCTCTCCCTGACCCCGGGCACCCTGCGCACCCCGGCGCCGGCCCTGGGCGAGCACACCGAGTCCGTGCTGCGCGAGGCGGGCGTCTCCGAGGCGGCCCTGGCCGAGCTGCGCGCCAAGGGGGTGATCGCATGA
- a CDS encoding MFS transporter: protein MSPSTPRPHSFRTTAIIIACALFMEQLDSTVLATALPTMARSFAVSPLHMSAALTAYLLGLAIFIPASGYFADRYGARRIFRLAILVFTAGSILCGQAGSLLFLVCARFLQGMGGAMMVPVGRLVLLRTVARKDMVSAMSWFMVPALIGPVVGPPLGGFLVTYLSWRWIFYINVPIGILGIWLATVYIEDIRELDPGRFDVTGFLLSCISLSCLMYGLEMGSRGGGISLGMTLLIIGVGLVAGAAYVLHARRAANPILDFGMMRISTFGISVIGGSLTRITAGALPFLLPMMMQLGFGMSAARSGLITFSTAAGSFLMKIAAPPILRRFGFRNTLMWNSLISSAFLAACALFRPGWPVLLIHGVLLLGGFFQSLQFTALNTVAYADISQPRMSSATSFYSTFQQLMLSMGICISSAILALAMAVSGHASPQLSDFSAAFLVVTAISFMASPVSARLPRNAGHAMSGHSDGDEAPLGMET from the coding sequence ATGTCCCCTTCCACCCCCCGCCCGCACAGTTTCCGCACCACGGCCATCATCATCGCCTGCGCCCTCTTCATGGAGCAGCTGGATTCCACCGTGCTGGCCACCGCCCTGCCCACCATGGCCCGGAGCTTCGCCGTCTCCCCCCTGCACATGAGCGCGGCCCTCACCGCCTACCTCCTGGGGCTCGCCATCTTCATCCCGGCCAGCGGCTACTTCGCGGACCGCTACGGGGCCCGGCGCATCTTCCGGCTGGCGATCCTGGTGTTCACGGCCGGCTCCATCCTGTGCGGACAGGCCGGCAGCCTCCTCTTCCTGGTCTGCGCCCGGTTCCTGCAGGGCATGGGCGGGGCCATGATGGTCCCCGTGGGCCGCCTGGTGCTGCTGCGCACCGTGGCCCGCAAGGACATGGTCTCGGCCATGTCCTGGTTCATGGTGCCCGCCCTCATCGGCCCGGTGGTGGGGCCGCCCCTGGGGGGCTTCCTCGTCACCTACCTCTCCTGGCGCTGGATCTTCTACATCAACGTGCCCATCGGGATCCTGGGCATCTGGCTGGCCACGGTCTACATCGAGGACATCAGGGAGCTGGACCCCGGGCGGTTCGACGTGACGGGCTTCCTCCTCTCCTGCATCTCGCTGTCCTGCCTGATGTACGGCCTGGAGATGGGCAGCCGCGGCGGCGGCATCTCCCTGGGCATGACCCTCCTGATCATCGGCGTCGGCCTGGTGGCGGGGGCGGCCTACGTCCTCCACGCCCGGCGCGCCGCCAACCCCATCCTGGACTTCGGGATGATGCGCATCTCCACGTTCGGAATCTCGGTCATCGGCGGTTCCCTCACCCGCATCACCGCGGGCGCCCTGCCCTTCCTGCTGCCCATGATGATGCAGCTGGGCTTCGGCATGTCGGCGGCCCGGAGCGGCCTCATCACCTTCAGCACCGCCGCCGGCTCCTTCCTCATGAAGATCGCCGCGCCGCCCATCCTGCGCCGCTTCGGCTTCCGCAACACGCTGATGTGGAACAGCCTGATCTCCTCGGCCTTCCTGGCCGCGTGCGCCCTGTTCCGCCCCGGGTGGCCGGTCCTCCTCATCCACGGCGTGCTGCTTCTGGGGGGGTTCTTCCAGTCCCTGCAGTTCACCGCCCTCAACACCGTCGCCTACGCCGACATCTCCCAGCCCCGCATGAGCTCGGCCACCAGCTTCTACTCCACCTTCCAGCAGCTGATGCTCTCCATGGGCATCTGCATCTCCTCGGCCATCCTGGCCCTGGCCATGGCGGTCTCCGGCCACGCCAGCCCCCAGCTGTCCGACTTCTCCGCCGCGTTCCTTGTGGTGACGGCCATCTCCTTCATGGCCTCCCCGGTGAGCGCCCGCCTGCCCCGCAACGCCGGGCACGCCATGAGCGGGCATTCGGACGGGGACGAGGCTCCGCTGGGGATGGAGACTTAG
- a CDS encoding L-lactate permease, which yields MQWNQNYSALNGSLLLTALVVAIPIFFLFWALAVKRMKGHVAGPITLLITVVISVLVYRMPVSAALSASALGMVTGLFPIGWIILTAVFLFNLTVESGQFEIIKSSISSLSPDRRIQALLIAFSFSAFMEGVAGQGAPVAVAAAMLIGLGFPALPAAVICLVANTPPVPFGPVGVPTMMMSTVTGIPATTMARAVGIDMAFMALIIPFFMVVVMVGFKRAKEVIPACLVAGVSYAAASFAISTWFGPELPAIVASVVSLLCLVIFLRFWQPATTWTFEEDTAASHAAASGTYSAGQIFKAWSPFLILMVVMGLWGTPAFKAYCTKAHHWFVMVPSWPWLNGVVFKSAPIVAKPAMYGANYRWDWLIAPGTAMFISSLISMVVLGISPATGTRVFFKTFKQLRFALITLASVIGLGFLANYSGMSFTLGLAFAQLTGMAFPIFSPVIGLVGVFLTGSVTSSAALFGKLQQVTAVHLGLNPVLTTSANLFGGVMGKLISPQSIAVACAAVGLVGHETDIFRKTLKYSMILLCMVIVLVLLQAFVIPAILPTAPAAI from the coding sequence ATGCAGTGGAACCAGAACTACTCCGCCCTGAACGGGAGCCTGCTCCTGACGGCCCTGGTGGTGGCCATCCCCATCTTCTTCCTGTTCTGGGCCCTGGCGGTCAAGCGCATGAAGGGCCATGTGGCGGGGCCGATCACCCTGCTGATCACGGTCGTCATCAGCGTCCTCGTGTACCGGATGCCCGTGAGCGCGGCCCTGTCGGCCTCGGCGCTCGGCATGGTCACCGGACTGTTCCCCATCGGCTGGATCATCCTCACCGCCGTGTTCCTCTTCAACCTGACCGTGGAGAGCGGCCAGTTCGAGATCATCAAGAGCTCCATCTCCTCCCTGTCCCCTGACCGGCGGATCCAGGCGCTGCTCATCGCCTTCTCCTTCTCCGCCTTCATGGAGGGCGTGGCGGGCCAGGGCGCTCCCGTCGCGGTCGCCGCGGCCATGCTCATCGGCCTGGGCTTCCCGGCCCTGCCGGCGGCCGTCATCTGCCTCGTGGCCAACACCCCGCCCGTGCCCTTCGGGCCCGTGGGCGTGCCGACCATGATGATGTCCACGGTGACCGGCATCCCCGCCACCACCATGGCCCGCGCCGTCGGCATCGACATGGCCTTCATGGCCCTGATCATCCCCTTCTTCATGGTGGTGGTCATGGTGGGCTTCAAGCGCGCCAAGGAAGTCATCCCCGCCTGCCTCGTGGCCGGCGTCAGCTACGCCGCGGCCTCCTTCGCGATCTCCACCTGGTTCGGGCCCGAGCTGCCCGCCATCGTGGCCTCCGTCGTGTCGCTGCTCTGCCTCGTGATCTTCCTGCGCTTCTGGCAGCCCGCGACCACCTGGACCTTCGAGGAGGACACCGCCGCCTCGCACGCCGCGGCCTCCGGCACCTATTCCGCCGGCCAGATCTTCAAGGCCTGGTCCCCCTTCCTCATCCTCATGGTGGTCATGGGCCTCTGGGGCACCCCCGCCTTCAAGGCGTACTGCACCAAGGCCCACCACTGGTTCGTGATGGTCCCGAGCTGGCCCTGGCTGAACGGCGTGGTCTTCAAGTCCGCCCCCATCGTCGCCAAGCCCGCCATGTACGGCGCCAACTACCGCTGGGACTGGCTCATCGCCCCCGGCACCGCCATGTTCATCTCCTCCCTGATCTCCATGGTTGTCCTGGGCATCAGCCCCGCCACGGGCACCCGGGTCTTCTTCAAGACCTTCAAGCAGCTCCGCTTCGCGCTCATCACCCTGGCCTCGGTCATCGGCCTGGGCTTCCTGGCCAACTACTCGGGCATGTCCTTCACCCTGGGCCTGGCCTTCGCCCAGCTGACCGGCATGGCGTTCCCCATCTTCTCGCCCGTCATCGGCCTCGTGGGCGTGTTCCTCACCGGCTCCGTGACCTCCTCGGCGGCCCTGTTCGGCAAGCTCCAGCAGGTCACCGCGGTGCACCTGGGACTGAATCCCGTCCTCACCACCAGCGCCAACCTCTTCGGCGGCGTCATGGGCAAGCTCATCTCCCCGCAGTCGATCGCCGTGGCCTGCGCCGCGGTGGGCCTGGTCGGGCACGAGACCGACATCTTCCGCAAGACGCTCAAGTATTCGATGATCCTGCTGTGCATGGTGATCGTCCTGGTGCTGCTCCAGGCCTTCGTCATCCCCGCCATCCTCCCCACCGCTCCCGCCGCCATTTAA
- a CDS encoding cupin domain-containing protein yields MTLTAYEPGTLKGLIDSTPAESILLHLRDEYAKRTLPEKGVDSVVAYDCPRTQLMVRTAVKGTQVGTHFHTVCDEYVIVVGGKGEILVNGEWKPVKMGDVHVCPRGIVHDTRALEENLQYLSIFTPHLPAGTDINWL; encoded by the coding sequence ATGACCCTCACCGCCTATGAACCCGGTACGCTCAAGGGCCTGATCGATTCGACCCCGGCCGAGTCCATCCTCCTCCACCTCCGCGACGAATACGCCAAGCGCACCCTGCCCGAGAAGGGCGTGGACAGCGTGGTGGCGTACGACTGCCCCCGCACCCAGCTGATGGTGCGCACGGCCGTCAAGGGCACCCAGGTGGGGACCCACTTCCACACCGTCTGCGACGAGTACGTGATCGTGGTGGGCGGCAAGGGCGAGATCCTCGTCAACGGCGAGTGGAAGCCCGTGAAGATGGGCGACGTCCACGTCTGTCCCCGGGGGATCGTCCACGACACCCGCGCCCTGGAGGAGAACCTCCAGTACCTCTCGATCTTCACCCCCCATCTCCCTGCCGGCACCGACATCAACTGGCTCTAG
- a CDS encoding aminotransferase class V-fold PLP-dependent enzyme: MPALLPNIDPDGLMEFSVVYTDRALNHMSKKFQLVMREMDRILKLVYNAKGVALVPGSGTFGMEAVARQFCAGKKALVIRDGFFSFRWSQIFDMGAIPSSHVVLKAHRMGTDKQSPWAPTPIAEVVAAIAAEKPAVVIAPHVETAAGIILPDGYIKAVTEATHAAGGLFVLDCIASGCMWVDMEALGVDVIVSAPQKGWSGSPCAAMVMLSEKAKAVMAETTSSSFACDLKKWSSIMDAFLKGGHAYHATMPTDALAKDCAVMQEMEAYGFEKLRAEQAELGAKARHLLESCGLPSVAAEGFKAPGVVVSFTTDPDIQSGKKFVAAGYQIASGVPLQCDEGPDFMTFRLGLFGLEKLHNVDRTVGFLAAALKEVGLREGVPAR, translated from the coding sequence ATGCCCGCACTGCTTCCCAACATCGATCCCGATGGACTCATGGAGTTCTCGGTGGTCTACACGGACCGCGCCCTGAACCACATGTCCAAGAAGTTCCAGCTCGTCATGCGCGAGATGGACCGCATCCTCAAGCTCGTCTACAACGCCAAGGGCGTCGCCCTGGTCCCCGGCAGCGGCACCTTCGGCATGGAGGCCGTGGCCCGCCAGTTCTGCGCCGGCAAGAAGGCGCTGGTGATCCGCGACGGCTTCTTCAGCTTCCGCTGGTCCCAGATCTTCGACATGGGCGCGATCCCCTCCTCCCACGTGGTGCTCAAGGCCCACCGGATGGGGACCGACAAGCAGTCCCCCTGGGCGCCCACGCCCATCGCCGAGGTGGTCGCCGCCATCGCCGCCGAGAAGCCCGCCGTCGTCATCGCCCCCCACGTGGAGACGGCCGCCGGCATCATCCTCCCCGACGGCTACATCAAGGCCGTCACCGAGGCCACCCACGCCGCGGGCGGCCTGTTCGTCCTGGACTGCATCGCCTCCGGCTGCATGTGGGTCGACATGGAGGCCCTGGGCGTGGACGTGATCGTGAGCGCCCCCCAGAAGGGCTGGAGCGGCAGCCCCTGCGCCGCCATGGTCATGCTGAGCGAGAAGGCCAAGGCCGTCATGGCCGAGACCACCAGCTCCAGCTTCGCCTGCGACCTCAAGAAGTGGTCGTCCATCATGGACGCGTTCCTCAAGGGCGGCCACGCCTACCACGCCACCATGCCCACCGACGCCCTGGCCAAGGACTGCGCCGTCATGCAGGAGATGGAAGCCTACGGCTTCGAGAAGCTGCGCGCCGAGCAGGCCGAGCTGGGCGCCAAGGCCCGCCACCTGCTGGAAAGCTGCGGCCTCCCCAGCGTCGCCGCCGAGGGCTTCAAGGCCCCGGGCGTCGTGGTCAGCTTCACCACCGACCCCGACATCCAGTCCGGGAAGAAGTTCGTGGCCGCCGGCTACCAGATCGCCTCCGGCGTGCCCCTCCAGTGCGACGAGGGCCCGGACTTCATGACCTTCCGCCTCGGCCTCTTCGGCCTTGAGAAGCTGCACAACGTCGACCGCACCGTGGGCTTCCTCGCCGCGGCGCTGAAGGAAGTCGGCCTCCGCGAAGGCGTCCCGGCCCGCTAA